The nucleotide sequence TTTGAACTTTATCCGGCTTGCGACGCCGACAACGGATGACGCGCGTCTGCCGACCGTTTTGCAGAACACCAGCGGCTTCGTTTATTACGTGTCGATCACGGGGATCACGGGAGCAGCGTCTGCGCAGGCACAGGATGTGGGGCCAGAGGTTGCGCGGATCAAGACGAAGACGGACCTTCCGGTGATTGTGGGCTTCGGCATCAAGACGCCAGACAATGCCCGCGACATCGCCAGTGTCGCGGATGGAGCGGTGGTCGGCTCTGCGATCGTCAAGCTGATCGAAGAAGGTCGATCCAGCGCCGATATCCTGTCTTTTGTGGCTGGACTTGCGGCAGGCGCGCATAGCGTGATCTGATCGACGACAGACGAGTTTGAACAGACGGAAGGCGCAATGAAGCTATTTGTCGGACTGGGAAATCCGGGCGCGAAATACGCGATGAATCGGCATAATATCGGGTTCATGGCGCTTGATCGTATTGCAGGTGATCACGGGTTTGCGCCTTGGCGCGGCAAGTTTCAGGGGGCGCTGACCGAAGGGCGGCTCGGGTCTGACAAGGTTTTGCTGCTGAAGCCCGAAACCTTCATGAACCTGTCGGGCCAATCGGTGGGCGAAGCGATGCGGTTCTATAAACTGACGCCTGACGACGTGACCGTGTTTCATGATGAACTGGACCTGGCGCCAGGAAAACTGCGCCTGAAAACCGGCGGAGGTCATGCGGGGCATAACGGGCTGCGGTCGATCCATCAGCATGTCGGAGAAGACTATCATCGTGTGCGGTTGGGCATCGGGCATCCGGGCCACAAGGATCGCGTGTCCGGATATGTGCTCAGCGATTTTTCGAAGGCTGATCAGGACTGGCTGGACGATCTTCTGCGCGGGTTGTCCGACGGCGCGCCGCATCTGGCGGATGGGGATAGCAGCCGCTTCATGAATGCGGTTGCTACGCGGCGGTCGCCAACACCAGCCCAGTCCAGACCGGCTCAGGAGCAGCCCAAGGTGAAGGAACAGGCGCCCGCGTCGGAAGACAGTCGATCACCCTTGCAGAAGCTGGTCGACCGCTTCAAGTAGCTGCAGAACGGAGGATGGTGATGTCACCCGAAGCATCTGTAAACGTGTTGGGAACGGCGCTGGAAAGCTGTTCGACCAATCCTGTGACCGGGTTCTACCGGAATGGTTGCTGCGATACGGGGGCCGAGGATCAGGGCAGCCACACAGTTTGCGCGATCATGACCAATGAATTTCTGGCCTTTTCCAAGTATGTTGGAAATGATCTGAGTACCCCACGGCCCGAGTTCGGATTTGCGGGGTTGAAGGCTGGTGATCGCTGGTGCCTTTGCGCGGGGCGTTTCCTGCAAGCCTATGACGAAGGGTTGGCACCCAAGGTTCGGCTGGAAGCGACACACCGTAAGGCGCTTGAGATTGTTTCGTTGGAGGCGCTGACAGCCTGTGCGGTGCGCTAGTTCGACAGGGTGGCCGTGATAATGACCGGCTCGATCTGGTGGTCCTTCAACGCGGCGACATAATTTTCGAACTTCTCTTTCGCATTGTCGCCGGTCAGCAGGTGCAGGCCCAGCGGGGGCGGTGCGTCCTGATCTTCTTGTGCGGCGAACAGGTCGTCAAAATAGCCGATTGCGAAGTC is from Qingshengfaniella alkalisoli and encodes:
- the pth gene encoding aminoacyl-tRNA hydrolase; translation: MKLFVGLGNPGAKYAMNRHNIGFMALDRIAGDHGFAPWRGKFQGALTEGRLGSDKVLLLKPETFMNLSGQSVGEAMRFYKLTPDDVTVFHDELDLAPGKLRLKTGGGHAGHNGLRSIHQHVGEDYHRVRLGIGHPGHKDRVSGYVLSDFSKADQDWLDDLLRGLSDGAPHLADGDSSRFMNAVATRRSPTPAQSRPAQEQPKVKEQAPASEDSRSPLQKLVDRFK
- a CDS encoding DUF2237 family protein: MSPEASVNVLGTALESCSTNPVTGFYRNGCCDTGAEDQGSHTVCAIMTNEFLAFSKYVGNDLSTPRPEFGFAGLKAGDRWCLCAGRFLQAYDEGLAPKVRLEATHRKALEIVSLEALTACAVR